In a single window of the Branchiostoma floridae strain S238N-H82 chromosome 2, Bfl_VNyyK, whole genome shotgun sequence genome:
- the LOC118406940 gene encoding uncharacterized protein LOC118406940 — protein MKPLEIQTENTWTGDRELLTSMLADNSPPLYVEPSAEDEKRAHFMRWKALGNTEGIAAPQRPFPQMAHSSTLTTHQDIPLPVTQKDSSVAMVSGSHDNSCTSIGLSLRALTSPRSDKKIKSMLDLTGGSLASCSQHYVDEVPDFQRVLNRMVFEVDNLTKQSEVVQAKVDKLNRGDLETDASKIHQMTAKEMSDLTESVCAVQTMLSEFQLTARDVCDDIRLIKAGAEKLQTRVQETDGALRKVLSEINTLKLEQRSLSRSLDASSITKGEILAELTDLRNKSKRPTSPSKNFFRQAPRFQSTQSYPPNYRQRLRKTQTFTKLSFNLDFGTPIMEESSEGSTRNSTPESQASFKVGDPKENGLGLAQIEDLKTVVSSPDSTEDPMPNICTIAEPDNRRVRHPQFPWDRPVSPVTRTDEENILPTRMEDDKMDRLQVTNAQRALYTMSPNTFAKIARHRGVNVTKSSTAIPQRDNTNAKKDSLSCIFCKKTFKKRENTGKACQFHRGYFDTKKQTWTCCRKLGKHAKTCAVGRHFPTNR, from the exons ATGAAACCACTCGAAATACAGACGGAGAATACGTGGACCGGCGACAGGGAGCTACTTACATCAATGCTGGCTGATAATTCTCCACCATTGTATGTCGAGCCTTCTGCAGAAGACGAGAAAAGAGCTCATTTCATGAG GTGGAAAGCGCTGGGAAATACCGAAGGAATAGCAGCACCACAGCGTCCATTTCCACAGATGGCACATAGTTCAACACTCACGACCCATCAGGACATTCCACTGCCAGTAACACAAAAGGACTCCAGTGTGGCTATGGTATCGGGTAGTCATGACAACAGTTGCACCAGTATCGGCCTGTCTTTGAGAGCACTGACATCGCCGAGATCAGATAAAAAAATTAAGTCCATGTTGGACCTTACAGGTGGTTCGTTGGCAAGTTGTAGCCAACATTACGTCGATGAAGTCCCTGATTTCCAACGCGTGCTGAACAGAATGGTGTTTGAAGTAGACAACCTAACGAAGCAGAGTGAGGTAGTTCAGGCCAAGGTGGATAAACTAAACCGGGGTGATTTGGAAACGGACGCCTCAAAGATACATCAAATGACAGCCAAGGAGATGTCAGACCTGACAGAAAGCGTGTGTGCCGTCCAGACGATGCTGTCAGAGTTCCAGCTCACGGCCCGTGATGTCTGCGATGACATTCGTCTCATCAAGGCCGGGGCGGAGAAACTGCAGACCAGAGTGCAAGAAACGGATGGCGCTCTGAGAAAAGTATTGAGCGAAATAAACACTTTAAAGTTAGAGCAAAGGTCTCTGTCGAGATCTTTGGACGCTAGCTCTATAACAAAAGGCGAAATATTGGCGGAGCTGACAGATCTGAGAAACAAGAGTAAACGCCCGACTTCCCCAAGTAAGAACTTCTTTAGACAAGCACCAAGATTCCAAAGTACTCAGTCTTATCCACCGAACTACAGACAAAGGCTGAGAAAGACGCAGACTTTCACAAAATTGTCCTTCAATCTGGATTTCGGCACTCCGATTATGGAGGAAAGTAGTGAGGGTTCTACAAGGAATAGCACTCCTGAGAGTCAAGCTTCTTTCAAAGTTGGAGACCCTAAAGAAAATGGCCTTGGTCTGGCTCAAATAGAAGACTTGAAAACAGTGGTTAGTTCTCCAGACTCCACTGAGGATCCTATGCCAAACATCTGTACTATAGCAGAGCCAGACAACAGAAGGGTACGGCACCCACAGTTCCCCTGGGACAGACCGGTAAGCCCTGTAACACGGACAGACGAAGAGAACATCTTACCTACGCGCATGGAAGACGATAAGATGGACCGTCTGCAGGTCACAAATGCACAGCGAGCACTGTATACAATGAGCCCGAACACCTTTGCAAAAATAGCAAGACATCGTGGAGTCAATGTCACCAAAAGCTCGACGGCCATCCCCCAAAGGGATAATACAAACGCAAAGAAGGATTCATTGTCCTGTATTTTCTGCAAGAAGACATTCAAAAAACGTGAAAACACCGGTAAAGCCTGTCAATTTCATCGGGGCTACTTCGACACGAAAAAGCAGACCTGGACATGTTGTAGAAAATTAGGCAAGCATGCGAAGACTTGTGCTGTTGGGCGGCACTTTCCTACTAACAGATAG
- the LOC118406912 gene encoding cartilage oligomeric matrix protein-like isoform X1, whose amino-acid sequence MLPIFAIVLVALVSSSCGRVTEIDLLDTLPQKHGSLPHGVTVTKGLTPDFGYAYSFDGNRVPSLVANRTYFTQLLRGVDTGNDVFVMANVKMATKTTGVLFGVYAMEGPRQYFDVVLNGKTNKVTVNFLSGEERTSLHLGKTPIADNKWHSILVRITDVLHDSNTVELYVDCMLDDKVRTSAPVLESLGADYLETVAELRVAQRGPGKGQLKFKGSLQNLRLMFNTDLLSVLQFQDCLMQGDHHEGRGSTAQRDVIGNVVPGSFGASEMNLFVTTMRELTQAVRQLQRDVRTQARETAGLRTVMENCDACGGGVPQPRRTCNDDPCWAGVSCTDTPTGFECGDCPGGYQGNGTHCADVDECRLATPCSVLTTCQNLSPGFRCRACPRGYTGNKVEGVGVEFALRNRQVCRDLNECNDGNNGGCVPNSVCTNTMGSFRCGPCLTGYVGNQTVGCRPGRRCSDGGTNPCDENANCKVTKPGQYKCECKVGWGGNGFLCGPDTDIDGYPDEALPCSDPKCRPDNCVLVPNSGQEDADGDRIGDACDDDADGDGVPNMEDNCPLKPNTGQQNSDTDSDGDACDNCPNVPNPSQLDTDRNGVGDACDNDIDGDSIPNLLDNCPKIPNQRQVDRDGDGVGDECDSCPDNSNPTQNDSDDDLVGDTCDTNEDQDGDGYQDSSDNCPTVPNSDQLDTDVDGIGDQCDDDDDNDGVTDTNDNCRLVVNPTQLDTNGNLVGDACEDDFDNDNVVNWIDVCPENAAIQKTDFRAFQTVVLDPEGEAQIDPNWVVLNEGREIVQTMNSDPGLAVGFTGFNGVDFSGTFYVNTETDDDYAGFIFSYQDSGSFYVVMWKQKEQTYWQATPFRAVAEPGLQLKAVKSNTGPGEMLRNALWNTGDTESQVKLLWKDPRNVGWKDKASYRWQLEHRPSVGYIRVRLYEGQNLVADSGTIIDTTMRGGRLGVFCFSQEQIIWSDLTYTCNDTLPDAFTTGQSYGRGYY is encoded by the exons CCTGGTGGCAAACCGGACGTACTTCACGCAGCTCCTCAGAGGTGTAGACACCGGAAATGACGTGTTCGTCATGGCCAATGTGAAGATGGCCACCAAAACTACTGGCGTGCTCTTCGGCGTGTACGCCATGGAAGGTCCAAGACAGTACTTTGACGTCGTCTTAAATGGCAAGACAAACAAAG TGACCGTAAACTTCCTGAGTGGGGAGGAGCGGACGTCCCTCCACCTGGGGAAGACTCCCATTGCTGATAACAAGTGGCACTCCATCCTGGTCCGCATCACTGACGTCCTGCACGACTCCAACACTGTGGAGCTGTACGTGGACTGTATGTTGGACGACAAG GTGAGGACGAGCGCCCCTGTGCTGGAGTCCCTGGGCGCTGACTACTTGGAGACGGTGGCTGAGCTGAGAGTGGCGCAGAGGGGACCTGGGAAAGGGCAGCTCAAGTTTAAG GGTAGCTTGCAGAACCTGCGGCTGATGTTCAACACAGACCTGCTGTCCGTGCTCCAGTTCCAGGACTGCCTGATGCAGGGGGACCACCACGAGGGAAGGGGCTCTACGGCACAGAGAGATGTGATTGGCAATGTCG TTCCTGGCTCGTTTG gaGCTAGTGAGATGAATTTGTTTGTGACCACCATGAGAGAGCTGACACAGGCTGTCAGACAACTCCAGAGAGACGTCAGAACACAG GCCCGTGAGACGGCAGGGTTGAGGACTGTTATGGAGAACTGTGACGCCTGCGGAG GTGGGGTTCCCCAGCCCCGTCGGACGTGCAATGACGACCCGTGCTGGGCGGGAGTCTCCTGTACAGACACGCCCACCGGGTTCGAGTGTGGGGACTGTCCCGGGGGTTACCAAGGCAACGGTACACACTGTGCGGATGTGGACGAA TGTCGTCTTGCTACACCCTGTTCCGTGCTGACAACGTGCCAGAACCTGTCCCCAGGGTTCCGCTGTAGGGCTTGTCCTAGGGGGTACACAGGGAACAAGGTAGAGGGGGTGGGTGTGGAGTTCGCACTCAGGAACAGACAG GTGTGTCGGGACCTCAACGAATGTAACGACGGCAACAACGGTGGCTGTGTGCCTAACTCTGTCTGCACGAACACTATG GGTTCGTTCCGGTGCGGGCCGTGCTTGACGGGGTACGTGGGGAACCAGACGGTCGGGTGCCGGCCGGGCAGGCGGTGCTCGGACGGAGGTACGAACCCGTGCGACGAGAACGCCAACTGCAAGGTCACCAAGCCGGGACAATACAAGTGTGAG TGCAAAGTGGGCTGGGGCGGAAACGGCTTCCTGTGCGGCCCGGACACTGATATTGACGGCTATCCAGATGAAGCTCTCCCATGTTCTGATCCTAAGTGCCGACCG GATAACTGTGTTCTGGTGCCGAACTCTGGCCAGGAGGACGCTGATGGAGACAGGATCGGAGACGCGTGTGACGATGATGCCGATGGTGACGGCGTGCCCAACATGGAG GACAACTGTCCGTTGAAGCCGAATACTGGGCAGCAGAACTCGGACACGGACTCAGATGGAGACGCCTGTGATAACTGTCCCAATGTCCCTAACCCCAGCCAGCTGGACACAGACAGGAATGGCGTGGGCGACGCTTGCGATAACGACATTGATGGCGATA GTATTCCCAACCTGTTGGACAACTGTCCAAAGATCCCGAACCAGAGGCAGGTGGACCGGGATGGGGACGGGGTCGGTGACGAGTGTGATAGCTGTCCGGACAACAGTAACCCAACACAG AATGACAGTGACGACGACTTGGTAGGAGACACGTGTGATACGAATGAAGACCA GGACGGTGATGGCTACCAGGACAGTTCAGACAACTGTCCAACAGTTCCCAACAGTGACCAACTAGATACAGATGTCGACGGCATAG gcGACCAGTGTGACGATGACGACGACAACGACGGCGTTACTGACACCAACGACAACTGCCGCCTGGTGGTGAACCCGACACAGCTCGACACCAACG GCAACTTGGTCGGCGATGCCTGCGAAGACGATTTCGATAACGATAACGTGGTGAATTGGATTGACGTCTGTCCAGAAAACGCGGCCATTCAGAAGACAGACTTCCGCGCCTTCCAGACAGTTGTCCTTGATCCCGAAGGAGAAGCCCAGATAGACCCCAACTGGGTTGTTCTGAACGAG GGACGTGAAATCGTGCAGACAATGAACAGTGACCCAGGTCTCGCCGTCG GCTTCACAGGGTTTAACGGCGTGGATTTCAGTGGAACCTTCTACGTCAACACAGAAACTGATGACGACTACGCAGGCTTCATCTTTTCGTACCAAGACAGTGGCAGTTTCTATGTCGTCATGTGGAAACAGAAGGAGCAGACCTACTGGCAGGCCACGCCTTTCCGAGCCGTGGCGGAACCCGGGCTGCAGCTTAAG GCCGTGAAGTCCAACACCGGTCCCGGGGAGATGTTGCGAAACGCGCTGTGGAACACAGGAGACACAGAGTCTCAG GTGAAACTTCTGTGGAAGGATCCCAGGAATGTTGGATGGAAGGACAAGGCGTCTTACCGGTGGCAACTTGAACACAGGCCCAGCGTTGGGTACATCAG GGTTCGACTGTACGAGGGACAGAATTTGGTGGCTGACTCGGGAACGATCATTGACACAACGATGAGAGGCGGTCGACTGGGTGTCTTCTGCTTTTCACAGGAACAAATCATTTGGTCTGACCTCACCTACACGTGTAACG ACACACTTCCTGATGCGTTCACGACTGGCCAGAGTTATGGCAGAGGTTACTACTAA
- the LOC118406912 gene encoding cartilage oligomeric matrix protein-like isoform X2, with translation MLPIFAIVLVALVSSSCGRVTEIDLLDTLPQKHGSLPHGVTVTKGLTPDFGYAYSFDGNRVPSLVANRTYFTQLLRGVDTGNDVFVMANVKMATKTTGVLFGVYAMEGPRQYFDVVLNGKTNKVTVNFLSGEERTSLHLGKTPIADNKWHSILVRITDVLHDSNTVELYVDCMLDDKVRTSAPVLESLGADYLETVAELRVAQRGPGKGQLKFKGSLQNLRLMFNTDLLSVLQFQDCLMQGDHHEGRGSTAQRDVIGNVVPGSFGASEMNLFVTTMRELTQAVRQLQRDVRTQARETAGLRTVMENCDACGGGVPQPRRTCNDDPCWAGVSCTDTPTGFECGDCPGGYQGNGTHCADVDECRLATPCSVLTTCQNLSPGFRCRACPRGYTGNKVEGVGVEFALRNRQVCRDLNECNDGNNGGCVPNSVCTNTMGSFRCGPCLTGYVGNQTVGCRPGRRCSDGGTNPCDENANCKVTKPGQYKCECKVGWGGNGFLCGPDTDIDGYPDEALPCSDPKCRPDNCVLVPNSGQEDADGDRIGDACDDDADGDGVPNMEDNCPLKPNTGQQNSDTDSDGDACDNCPNVPNPSQLDTDRNGVGDACDNDIDGDSIPNLLDNCPKIPNQRQVDRDGDGVGDECDSCPDNSNPTQNDSDDDLVGDTCDTNEDQDGDGYQDSSDNCPTVPNSDQLDTDVDGIGDQCDDDDDNDGVTDTNDNCRLVVNPTQLDTNGNGRGDICEDDYDDDDQVDWIDVCPENANIQRTDFREFQTVVLDPEGEAQIDPNWVILNEGREIVQTMNSDPGLAVGFTGFNGVDFSGTFYVNTETDDDYAGFIFSYQDSGSFYVVMWKQKEQTYWQATPFRAVAEPGLQLKAVKSNTGPGEMLRNALWNTGDTESQVKLLWKDPRNVGWKDKASYRWQLEHRPSVGYIRVRLYEGQNLVADSGTIIDTTMRGGRLGVFCFSQEQIIWSDLTYTCNDTLPDAFTTGQSYGRGYY, from the exons CCTGGTGGCAAACCGGACGTACTTCACGCAGCTCCTCAGAGGTGTAGACACCGGAAATGACGTGTTCGTCATGGCCAATGTGAAGATGGCCACCAAAACTACTGGCGTGCTCTTCGGCGTGTACGCCATGGAAGGTCCAAGACAGTACTTTGACGTCGTCTTAAATGGCAAGACAAACAAAG TGACCGTAAACTTCCTGAGTGGGGAGGAGCGGACGTCCCTCCACCTGGGGAAGACTCCCATTGCTGATAACAAGTGGCACTCCATCCTGGTCCGCATCACTGACGTCCTGCACGACTCCAACACTGTGGAGCTGTACGTGGACTGTATGTTGGACGACAAG GTGAGGACGAGCGCCCCTGTGCTGGAGTCCCTGGGCGCTGACTACTTGGAGACGGTGGCTGAGCTGAGAGTGGCGCAGAGGGGACCTGGGAAAGGGCAGCTCAAGTTTAAG GGTAGCTTGCAGAACCTGCGGCTGATGTTCAACACAGACCTGCTGTCCGTGCTCCAGTTCCAGGACTGCCTGATGCAGGGGGACCACCACGAGGGAAGGGGCTCTACGGCACAGAGAGATGTGATTGGCAATGTCG TTCCTGGCTCGTTTG gaGCTAGTGAGATGAATTTGTTTGTGACCACCATGAGAGAGCTGACACAGGCTGTCAGACAACTCCAGAGAGACGTCAGAACACAG GCCCGTGAGACGGCAGGGTTGAGGACTGTTATGGAGAACTGTGACGCCTGCGGAG GTGGGGTTCCCCAGCCCCGTCGGACGTGCAATGACGACCCGTGCTGGGCGGGAGTCTCCTGTACAGACACGCCCACCGGGTTCGAGTGTGGGGACTGTCCCGGGGGTTACCAAGGCAACGGTACACACTGTGCGGATGTGGACGAA TGTCGTCTTGCTACACCCTGTTCCGTGCTGACAACGTGCCAGAACCTGTCCCCAGGGTTCCGCTGTAGGGCTTGTCCTAGGGGGTACACAGGGAACAAGGTAGAGGGGGTGGGTGTGGAGTTCGCACTCAGGAACAGACAG GTGTGTCGGGACCTCAACGAATGTAACGACGGCAACAACGGTGGCTGTGTGCCTAACTCTGTCTGCACGAACACTATG GGTTCGTTCCGGTGCGGGCCGTGCTTGACGGGGTACGTGGGGAACCAGACGGTCGGGTGCCGGCCGGGCAGGCGGTGCTCGGACGGAGGTACGAACCCGTGCGACGAGAACGCCAACTGCAAGGTCACCAAGCCGGGACAATACAAGTGTGAG TGCAAAGTGGGCTGGGGCGGAAACGGCTTCCTGTGCGGCCCGGACACTGATATTGACGGCTATCCAGATGAAGCTCTCCCATGTTCTGATCCTAAGTGCCGACCG GATAACTGTGTTCTGGTGCCGAACTCTGGCCAGGAGGACGCTGATGGAGACAGGATCGGAGACGCGTGTGACGATGATGCCGATGGTGACGGCGTGCCCAACATGGAG GACAACTGTCCGTTGAAGCCGAATACTGGGCAGCAGAACTCGGACACGGACTCAGATGGAGACGCCTGTGATAACTGTCCCAATGTCCCTAACCCCAGCCAGCTGGACACAGACAGGAATGGCGTGGGCGACGCTTGCGATAACGACATTGATGGCGATA GTATTCCCAACCTGTTGGACAACTGTCCAAAGATCCCGAACCAGAGGCAGGTGGACCGGGATGGGGACGGGGTCGGTGACGAGTGTGATAGCTGTCCGGACAACAGTAACCCAACACAG AATGACAGTGACGACGACTTGGTAGGAGACACGTGTGATACGAATGAAGACCA GGACGGTGATGGCTACCAGGACAGTTCAGACAACTGTCCAACAGTTCCCAACAGTGACCAACTAGATACAGATGTCGACGGCATAG gcGACCAGTGTGACGATGACGACGACAACGACGGCGTTACTGACACCAACGACAACTGCCGCCTGGTGGTGAACCCGACACAGCTCGACACCAACG GGAATGGAAGAGGTGACATCTGCGAGGATGACTATGATGACGATGACCAGGTGGACTGGATAGACGTATGTCCTGAGAACGCCAACATCCAGCGGACTGATTTCCGAGAGTTCCAGACAGTAGTGCTGGACCCGGAGGGAGAGGCTCAGATCGACCCCAACTGGGTCATTCTTAACGAG GGACGTGAAATCGTGCAGACAATGAACAGTGACCCAGGTCTCGCCGTCG GCTTCACAGGGTTTAACGGCGTGGATTTCAGTGGAACCTTCTACGTCAACACAGAAACTGATGACGACTACGCAGGCTTCATCTTTTCGTACCAAGACAGTGGCAGTTTCTATGTCGTCATGTGGAAACAGAAGGAGCAGACCTACTGGCAGGCCACGCCTTTCCGAGCCGTGGCGGAACCCGGGCTGCAGCTTAAG GCCGTGAAGTCCAACACCGGTCCCGGGGAGATGTTGCGAAACGCGCTGTGGAACACAGGAGACACAGAGTCTCAG GTGAAACTTCTGTGGAAGGATCCCAGGAATGTTGGATGGAAGGACAAGGCGTCTTACCGGTGGCAACTTGAACACAGGCCCAGCGTTGGGTACATCAG GGTTCGACTGTACGAGGGACAGAATTTGGTGGCTGACTCGGGAACGATCATTGACACAACGATGAGAGGCGGTCGACTGGGTGTCTTCTGCTTTTCACAGGAACAAATCATTTGGTCTGACCTCACCTACACGTGTAACG ACACACTTCCTGATGCGTTCACGACTGGCCAGAGTTATGGCAGAGGTTACTACTAA